Proteins encoded in a region of the Geoanaerobacter pelophilus genome:
- a CDS encoding flagellar FlbD family protein — protein MIRLTRLNGSEFYLNHSLIETIEEAPDTHLTLSNGNRYLVLEPARVIIDRIMSMQAQVLRRVTHDSSLKYLQRRNAESYRPFCRLERD, from the coding sequence ATGATTCGACTTACCAGATTGAACGGGAGCGAATTTTATCTTAATCACTCCCTGATTGAGACGATAGAGGAAGCACCAGACACCCATCTGACGCTTTCGAATGGGAATCGCTACCTGGTACTTGAGCCAGCCAGAGTTATTATTGATCGGATAATGTCGATGCAGGCCCAGGTGTTAAGGCGAGTCACTCATGACTCTTCCCTGAAATATCTGCAGCGGCGCAATGCTGAGAGCTATCGTCCATTTTGCAGGCTGGAGCGGGATTAA